The genomic interval GCTCGCGTTCAGCCGATTCGTCTTCAACCGTGACCGCTAAGGGGTCACTCAAAACCCCATCACCCTCAGCAAGTGAAACGCCATGCTTTCTGAGATTTGTGCTGTTCTTCCTGGGATCAAAATTTGCCGTCACCTGTCAAGTGTATGCATATAATGCATATAATGCAAACCCGCGACGCTCTCAAAACAGAGAACTATCGGTCGACGAACAAAGAGAGGAATTCAACTTCTGAACATACAAGAAAAATGGCTTGAGCCAGATGCCTACCGAATTACCTTGTTCGCCCGCACCAGCACATTCGGCGGAATCGTCACGCCGATCTGCTTGGCGGCTATTAGATTGATCACGAACTCAAACTTCATCGGCTGCTCGACAGGAATCTCGGCTGGTTTTGTTCCCTTCAAGATCTTATCGACAAAATCAGCGGCGCGCCGCCATTGGTCCGCACCGTTCGGCGCGTAGCTCATCAAGCCGCCGGCCTCAACAAACTGCCTCTCTGCGTACATCGCTGGCAACCGGTTCTTTGCCGCGAAGTCCAACACTTGACGTTGCTGAGTATTGATAAGTGAAACTGGGTTCGTAATGAGCGCCTGGGCGCGTTCTTTTTTCGCCCGCGCGAATGCGTTGTCAAAATCGTCAAGGCTGCGCACCTCAAGCGATAGAAGTTTGACTCCCAACGCCTTGGCCGCAGCCTCCATCACCGTGAGAGGCACGATGCCGCCCGCAATTCGTTGCCAGAGGAAGGCCACCCGTCCAACCATAGGAAAGGCTTCCTTGAGTAACTCCAACCGTTTGCCATCTAGATCCGGCGTCATCATGCTAAGTCCGGTGATATTCCCGCCTGGTCGCGCCAGGCTGGAAACATACCCACTTCCTACTGGATCTCCAGCAGTAGCGAATACGATGGGAATTGTCGCGCTCGCCTTCTTAGCAGCTAAAATACCCGGTGCGGTGGTGACAATGACGTCAACTTTGAGACCGACCAGTTCGGCTGCAAGGTCAGGCAGCTGTTCGAGTTTCCCTTCCGCGTATCGGTA from Deltaproteobacteria bacterium carries:
- a CDS encoding ABC transporter substrate-binding protein; its protein translation is MNYMKGDGWSRREFLRAATLAGTAGFLGFGSEAAQAQQPAGIPRIGILIAPSASFISARVEAFRRRLREIGYVEGKNIVIEYRYAEGKLEQLPDLAAELVGLKVDVIVTTAPGILAAKKASATIPIVFATAGDPVGSGYVSSLARPGGNITGLSMMTPDLDGKRLELLKEAFPMVGRVAFLWQRIAGGIVPLTVMEAAAKALGVKLLSLEVRSLDDFDNAFARAKKERAQALITNPVSLINTQQRQVLDFAAKNRLPAMYAERQFVEAGGLMSYAPNGADQWRRAADFVDKILKGTKPAEIPVEQPMKFEFVINLIAAKQIGVTIPPNVLVRANKVIR